GGGTCATCTCGCTGGCGCTGGGCGGCCTGCCCCTCATGGGCTGGAACTGCGTGGGCGCGCTGCCCGGCTGCTCCACCGTGCTGCCGCTCTACCACAAGCACTATATCCTCTTCTGCACCACGGTCTTCACCGTGCTCCTGCTTTCCATAGTCATCCTCTACTGCAGGATCTACTCGCTGGTCAGGACTCGCAGCCGCCGGCTCACCTTCCGCAAGAACGCGTCCAAgaccagccgcagctcggagaagtCGCTGGCGCTGCTCAAGACGGTGATCATCGTGCTGAGCGTCTTCATCGCCTGCTGGGCGCCGCTCTTCATCCTGCTTCTGCTGGACGTGGGCTGCAAGGTGAACACCTGCGCCATCCTCTTCAAAGCGGAGTACTTCCTCGTGCTGGCGGTGCTCAACTCCGGCACCAACCCCATCATCTACACCTTGACCAACAAGGAGATGCGCCGGGCCTTCATCCGGATCCTGTCCTGCTGCAAGTGCCCCCGGGGAGAGGCGGCGGGCAAGTTCAAGCGCCCCATCATCGCAGGCGTGGAGTTCAGCCGCAGTAAGTCAGACAACTCGTCCCACCCCCAGAAGGACGATGGGGACAACCCAGAAACTATAATGTCTTCTGGGAACATCAACTCTTCTTCCTAAAACTGGAAGCTGCTGACCTATGGGGAGTGTTCTTGCACGGTCACCCACCACCCAGTGTTCGGGAAacgtctctgtgcctcagagCTGCGAGGGAGGAGCTGCGGGAGctgagggagggtggaaggaagacgAGGTGCTCAAAGGTGCCGGGTGGGGTCCTGGGTACAGTTAGTCCTGTGAACAATGCgctggggaagggtggagagCAGGTCCGAGCTGGGAGTTTgtttcctccccgcccccctggAGCCTTGATTTTGCACTGAGCCAAAGGTCTAGCATTGTCAAGCTCGCGAAGGGCGCCCTTGGCCCTCCTCAAAAGACCAAGGGCCCCTTGTGGGAGTGTCTGTCTGGAGCTTTGAAGAGGAGATGTCATCTTTCACTTCAGTTTCCAGCCATGTGAGTGTGTGCACTTCTGCTTCTCTGGCGACGCTCCAGAGCCCACCCTCCCGTCCCCTTCCCCTACCTGGCGCGCAGTGGGGCCGGGGACGTGGCATGGCCCATTTCTCCACCGTCTGCCCGCTGAAACGCAGAGTCCAGGAGGCAGACTGAGAGGGAACGGTTTGACTCGTTTGGCAGTTTCATTTGCTGAGGCCAAAGTTTCCACGAAACCTGGATCTGTTTTTTGGAATTTGGTTGTAgtcactttgaattttttttttttttttttttggacatctTTACAACGGAATGTGTCACAGTACTCTGCCATTGTGGCTGAAACCTGCCCAGGGAAGCCCAGCTTATCTAAACGGTATCAGCCAGGATCCTGGGCGTCCTAggagaaacagaggcacaaaaCACCGTGAAGAGGGACTGAGGGGTGGGCTTTGTGAACCAAGCAGGGTTTCCTGATGAATTTGTCTAATGCCTGCAACCCCCGTCTTTGGCActtttgttgatgttttatttCAGAGTGTTGTGTGGGCCACTGCAATGGGATGGTTGGGTTTGGTTGTGTTCCAAGtgtttttcatgatttttgaATGTATTTGTTTCAGCATTTTATTGGATTTTTCTAACCTGTGTTAACACCAGTGAATGTGTATTTCTAGAGAAAGTATCACCCTCTTTGTGCCCTTAAAGCATTACTTTAACTGATAGGGACACCACAGGTTTCTCAGTTCATTGAGTAGTTCATGGAGCACGAGTGTAAAtgttacaaagaataaaaatacattgctGTCTGTTTAGAATGGTTTTCAGTGCAATTAAACcaagaaatgtcttttttaaaaaaaagtatttaatagGTTTCTGACTTTTGTGGATCATTTGCACATAGC
The sequence above is drawn from the Desmodus rotundus isolate HL8 chromosome 12, HLdesRot8A.1, whole genome shotgun sequence genome and encodes:
- the S1PR1 gene encoding sphingosine 1-phosphate receptor 1, with protein sequence MGPTGSPLVKALRRSVSDYVNYDIIVRHYNYTGKLKQSQGAEESGLKVTSVVFILICSFIIVENIFVLLTIWKTKKFHRPMYYFIGNLALSDLLAGVAYAINLLFSGANTYKLTPVQWFLREGSMFVALSASVFSLLAIAIERYITMLKMKLHNESNSCRSFLLISACWVISLALGGLPLMGWNCVGALPGCSTVLPLYHKHYILFCTTVFTVLLLSIVILYCRIYSLVRTRSRRLTFRKNASKTSRSSEKSLALLKTVIIVLSVFIACWAPLFILLLLDVGCKVNTCAILFKAEYFLVLAVLNSGTNPIIYTLTNKEMRRAFIRILSCCKCPRGEAAGKFKRPIIAGVEFSRSKSDNSSHPQKDDGDNPETIMSSGNINSSS